The sequence ATTAATCAATTACCATTTTCTAGATCTATATATACTTGttgttgataaaaaaaatatatttaaaaaacaaaagatAGAATACTAATTAAATCGCACAGCGATGaacatataaattataaaatcaaaattGTAATTTATCACCAACATGATTAGGTTTctttatttaaataactaaaaaaataatacttgtTAGTATAAAATATaaaggaatatttattttattttatttttgaacaaaTCCATAGCAGCAAACCTCGGGCCCTTGAGATTCACTAACGTGAATACGTGTTTTCTTCTGTAGAGAGAAACACATAATTAAATTCTCCTCTCCAATCATCTCTGCTTCGCTGGAACCTCTCGATAATCATTGACTCCTTATTCTTTGCGAATACATACCACTTTCCTGATTCATCTTCACAATTCACGAATTCCAGGTTTCGGTCTCTTTCCCGATCCAGATTTTAATTGGGTTTCTGGTTTAGGGATTTACCTAAAAAAAGAGTCATGTCTTACGCCTATCTTTTCAAGTATATAATTATCGGCGATACAGGTGATTCTACTTTTCTGcctgttttatcatgtttttcaaattgtttttttgTACAGTACGATTGGAATATGACACCCTttattagtatttatttattattcctTGCATGATGTAGTTTGATATTTGAGGAAGATTGAGTTTTGCTGGCGGCCTGTAGTTCTCTTGGAGATTTTCTTTCTGTTTCGGTGTGCTATTCTCTTCTTGAAATTTGATTAAGCTTGGCGGATTAGATGGTCGTGTAAAGTTCTAGTCTTTTATTAAGCTTGGCCAATTCGTAGCACTTGGTAGTTTTAAGGAGTTGAGAAAGGGCTTAATTCAATTAGCCGACCAGCTAGATTGATTGGTGTGTCATGTTCGAGCTAAATTTGGTGGTTGATTGATAAAAATCCCAATGACTTGGAACTTTTCTGTGCAGGAGTGGGAAAATCATGTCTTCTTCTTCAATTTACTGACAAGCGGTTCCAGCCGGTGCATGACTTAACTATTGGAGTTGAGTTTGGAGCGAGGATGATTACTATTGACTCTAAGCCCATAAAGCTTCAAATATGGGACACGGTAGATATTGatttcagaaattatatgtGAAATAAAGTTGTAGTGGTGCAAACATTTTCTCCTGTCGTTTTTTATGGTCTACTGGGATGCTTGTTTCTATTTGCTTTTAAATTCagcattttcaaataaaatgatgTTATAAAGACGTATGAACTATTGAAGAATTTGAGTACAAACTCAGTCTGATGTATAGTAACAGCAGATTTTCTTTCGACTTGTTGAGCACCTCTCAGTGTTTTAAGCATCGAATATAGTTGTCGCAGATCTTGAAAACTGCAGTTTGTTGGAATTATTGCTAATTCACACTGGTGGTTCTTTAATTAAATTACTGAGTTTTGTATAGGTTTGCAAATGTATTTCGTGAATGCTGTGAAGTTGGTAAGCCCAAGGATCATTACTCTATTCCTAAATCTTAAGTTGGATTAACTTTCAGGCTGGACAGGAGTCCTTTAGATCCATCACAAGGTCCTACTACAGAGGAGCTGCTGGTGCTCTATTGGTCTATGATATCACCAGGTAGCTCTTCCATCTGTATGTAAGGTTTCATGTACAGGACTTGGTGGTTTTTTCTTAATTGTTTTTTCCCAGAAAAGAACATTGATTTCTATCGGAAAGTTGTAACTCCATCTAAAAGTTCCATATTTTGTGATACTGGATAATCTATATAATAACTGATGTTTTGAGCAACTTTACTTCAGCACGTAATTCTTTGCATTTCACCTCATATGATTTCTTGCATTAATGCATACATAATTCACTGAAGATAATATTGTAGGAATATTAAGCACGATAAAAATTGCACCACAGCCCTTTATAAACTACTCCTTTGTCACTAGGTGTCATCATGATGCGAGATGGATTGAGCAAACGAAATCTGTTTATTAGAAGTCGTTTCCAAATTCAGTATACTTGTTGTTAAGAAAGGTTATTTCCTTTACCACATGTCAGGAGGGAAACATTTAATCACTTGGCTAGCTGGCTAGAAGATGCAAGACAGCATGCAAATCCAAACATGACAGTGATTTTGATAGGAAGTAAGTGTGATCTTGCTCACAGAAGGGCTGTTAGCACCGAAGAAGGGGAACAGTTTGCAAAGGAACATGGACTGCTTTTCATGGAAGCATCTGCTAAAACTGCTCAAAATGTTGAGGAGGTGATGAATCAGTTCACGAAACTGGACACCACACTTATACACCTTtttatctgttttttttttaacaaggcATTATCTGCAGGCATTTATAAAAACAGCTGCAACAATATATAAGAAAATTCAGGATGGGGTTTTTGACGTGTCAAACGAGGTTAGCTCATATTATCTGTGGCCACTGATTTTATTGCCGGTCAAGAAACCGAAATGCATCTTTTCACCATCAAATAGCTCATATTAGGATGTCAGTATATTGATTGCATTTTTTTTGGCAGTCTTTTGGAATAAAAGTTGGCTATGGTGGTTTACCCGGCCCATCTGGTGGCAGGGATGGTTCTTCATCCCAAGGTGGAGGTTGCTGCGGCTGAGATACACCTGGAAGCCTTAGTGAATTATTCTTTTAAGCAATTCAacattttatgtttatatttcatTTTATGGTCTCACTTCTTGCCAGTTCCTGTTCACTGTCTTGGTTTCGTCTGGAGTATAAATTCGATTGGTACATTGTCAATGATTGTGTAAAGGTCGTAAAGTTGGTACATGTTGTATCAAGCTGCAAACTAGAAACAAGATCGGTTAAAATTGTTTTATATGGTCAAGTTTTCTCTGTTTCCCCTGTTTATTTATGGAGTGTGGATAGATATGCCGGCCGGTTGCTATATATTATTCGATAGAATATGATGATGGCTGCAGTCTTGAAAcgaaaaatttgtaaaataatatcatttaaaatatttgtatttcTCCTCGTGGACTTTCGTACACCCGGATTAGGTTGATCGCAATCACTCAAATGTCGACGTGTAATATATGGATATGGATGATATATTGTCTGTTACCAACAAAAGGAGAGAAAAACTTAAAAGGGCCTTAAACCACTTGAAATGAAAGAGAAAGACCCTTAAACCCCTTTAAAATTAGAGGAAAACATTTTCCCCTCAATGAAATTAAAGTGTGCACCAAGTTTTATAACAAACTATTCGAAGAAAGAATGAGCGCAAAATGAgcactttttattatctttctcATCCAAAGCTGTTTATTAAAGGGAGTGAGAAGATCCCGATGAGGGAAAGAAGCGTAAATATAGGATTTTGGTTATCCCAAATTTCATGTGTATCCATATGTGTATACACACTGTCAGAAAGAGAAATGCAAAGGGTGAACGGTGTGTAATTGTTTGCACTCCCTCACTCTCCATGTGTCCATAAAACGGTTTTAATTAGCTTCGAATCACATAGCGTGTGACTCAAAAATGATCTTCATTTTGAAGCAAACGCAAACCCAACACAGCTCCCATGAAAATTGCCCACAAAAGAAGGGATAAACACACAAGCCAAACAACAGAAACCAGGCATAATTAAAGATCCTCTCCTCTCTTTCATCACTTCCATCTATTCTTCTTGAAACAAAAACATTTTCATGTAAGAACTTCACATCTCTT comes from Henckelia pumila isolate YLH828 chromosome 4, ASM3356847v2, whole genome shotgun sequence and encodes:
- the LOC140862992 gene encoding ras-related protein RABB1c isoform X1; amino-acid sequence: MSYAYLFKYIIIGDTGVGKSCLLLQFTDKRFQPVHDLTIGVEFGARMITIDSKPIKLQIWDTAGQESFRSITRSYYRGAAGALLVYDITRRETFNHLASWLEDARQHANPNMTVILIGSKCDLAHRRAVSTEEGEQFAKEHGLLFMEASAKTAQNVEEAFIKTAATIYKKIQDGVFDVSNESFGIKVGYGGLPGPSGGRDGSSSQGGGCCG
- the LOC140862992 gene encoding ras-related protein RABB1c isoform X2, producing the protein MITIDSKPIKLQIWDTAGQESFRSITRSYYRGAAGALLVYDITRRETFNHLASWLEDARQHANPNMTVILIGSKCDLAHRRAVSTEEGEQFAKEHGLLFMEASAKTAQNVEEAFIKTAATIYKKIQDGVFDVSNESFGIKVGYGGLPGPSGGRDGSSSQGGGCCG